From the Falsibacillus albus genome, one window contains:
- a CDS encoding cytochrome (ubi)quinol oxidase subunit III, whose amino-acid sequence MHVEEKFTPKTWPAAPEKSTLEGKNKFLGFWLFLGGETVLFASLFATYLALKDHVPNQSMAHAKDLFELPTVFLATMLLLFSSLTSVYAIYHMKNYNFKKMQAWLLITVLMGLGFLILEVMEFSKYVHEFHHTFTSSAFGSAFYTLVGFHGGHVAFGLLWITTLMVRNARRGLNLYNAPKFYVASLYWHFIDVVWVFIFTVVYLMGMVG is encoded by the coding sequence ATGCATGTTGAAGAAAAATTCACACCTAAAACTTGGCCTGCAGCGCCTGAAAAATCAACCCTCGAAGGCAAGAATAAGTTCTTAGGATTTTGGCTATTCCTTGGGGGAGAGACGGTTCTATTTGCTTCCCTGTTTGCGACTTATTTGGCGCTCAAGGACCATGTGCCGAATCAATCAATGGCGCATGCGAAGGATTTGTTTGAGCTACCAACCGTATTTTTGGCAACGATGCTGCTTTTATTCAGTTCGTTGACAAGTGTATATGCAATTTATCATATGAAGAATTACAATTTTAAGAAGATGCAGGCCTGGCTTTTGATTACGGTATTAATGGGACTGGGATTCCTAATACTAGAAGTGATGGAATTCAGTAAGTACGTCCATGAATTTCATCATACTTTTACAAGCAGTGCATTTGGATCGGCATTTTATACACTAGTAGGATTCCACGGAGGACACGTCGCCTTCGGTCTCCTCTGGATCACGACATTGATGGTCCGCAATGCTCGACGCGGCTTGAACTTATACAACGCTCCGAAGTTCTACGTAGCTAGTCTATATTGGCATTTCATCGACGTTGTATGGGTATTCATTTTCACGGTAGTATACTTAATGGGAATGGTGGGATAA
- the coxB gene encoding cytochrome c oxidase subunit II has product MKHWLQKWRLISAIGMLALILSGCGEPYLSTLDPAGEVAQSQKDLMILSTSIMVIVIVVVFLIYIIALTRFRRKKGDTKIPKQIEGNHKLEILWTTVPILLLLILAIPTVAATFHFADTSAMEKKDKDGKHKALVVNVRANLYWWEFEYPDLGIITSQDLVLPTDQKVYFQVKASDVKHSFWIPSVGGKIDANVDGVNKFWLEIDNDKAEKAGNLFYGKCAELCGPSHGLMDFKVKAMTKDEFKTWVADMQNAKETKPDSALAQEGQQIFKKNCISCHAVTPNDKRPESARLAPNLATFGERARVAGILDHTKENVKKWIKDPEAYKPGNKMTGAYGDLSDDQIDALAEYLMGLKVQD; this is encoded by the coding sequence ATGAAACATTGGCTGCAAAAGTGGCGCCTCATTTCAGCTATTGGAATGCTGGCGCTGATTTTGTCCGGCTGTGGTGAACCGTATTTATCTACGTTGGATCCAGCTGGAGAAGTTGCTCAGTCTCAAAAAGACCTAATGATTTTGAGCACAAGTATCATGGTAATAGTCATAGTAGTAGTATTTCTAATTTATATCATTGCGCTTACCCGTTTCCGCCGCAAAAAAGGAGATACTAAAATTCCTAAGCAAATAGAAGGGAATCACAAACTGGAAATACTCTGGACTACTGTTCCGATTCTTTTGCTTTTGATTTTAGCCATCCCGACGGTTGCAGCGACTTTCCACTTTGCCGACACATCCGCTATGGAGAAGAAAGACAAAGATGGCAAACATAAAGCGCTTGTGGTGAATGTTCGAGCGAACCTTTATTGGTGGGAGTTCGAATATCCGGATTTAGGGATTATCACATCACAGGATTTAGTATTGCCGACTGATCAGAAGGTTTATTTCCAAGTAAAGGCTTCTGATGTCAAGCATTCATTCTGGATCCCATCGGTTGGCGGAAAAATTGACGCCAATGTAGACGGAGTCAATAAATTTTGGCTTGAAATCGATAATGACAAAGCAGAAAAGGCTGGGAATTTATTCTATGGAAAATGTGCCGAACTTTGTGGTCCATCACATGGTTTAATGGACTTTAAAGTGAAAGCGATGACAAAGGATGAATTCAAGACTTGGGTAGCGGATATGCAAAACGCTAAAGAAACAAAGCCTGATTCCGCACTCGCACAGGAAGGTCAGCAAATTTTCAAAAAGAATTGTATCAGCTGTCATGCTGTCACACCTAATGACAAGCGTCCAGAGTCTGCTCGATTGGCTCCAAACCTCGCCACATTCGGTGAACGTGCACGTGTAGCTGGTATATTGGATCACACAAAAGAAAACGTAAAAAAATGGATCAAGGATCCAGAGGCATATAAACCAGGTAATAAAATGACTGGAGCCTATGGTGATTTGTCCGATGACCAGATTGACGCTTTAGCAGAATACTTAATGGGTTTAAAGGTTCAAGATTAA
- a CDS encoding GNAT family N-acetyltransferase: protein MEIVELTKDQYIDSIRLSMYAFQYDVPDEKMEERKKNISNHKIFGIYDQDTLAAKLHIIPFRLWLQGKKWDMGGIAGVATYPEYRRKGHVRKLIMHSLKVMKEQKQTISMLHPFSIPFYRKFGWELFVDRKKIHLLKADLIFMPRQEGFIKRLKKESHTDYIEDIYESFASQFSGMLNRDRDWWMNNVYGNEQIAVYFNEQKKAEGYLLYSVVKSHMKVEEFVSLSPASRAGLWNFICQHDSMVNSVEIEISQHEPLSFMMPNPRVKMELHPYFMCRIVDVKDFLEKYEWNWGDEEELFLHINDPLAEWNDQSFIVTRKGVQSIAKTENTKGIRMQINALSTMCFGYKNPMELWELGAIHCSRDEAVRLNNMLKVDRPFLYDFF from the coding sequence ATGGAAATCGTTGAGTTAACCAAAGATCAATATATTGATTCCATCCGTCTTTCGATGTATGCATTTCAATATGACGTCCCTGATGAGAAGATGGAGGAGAGGAAAAAGAATATATCCAATCATAAAATCTTTGGGATCTATGATCAAGATACACTTGCAGCTAAGCTTCATATTATCCCTTTTCGATTATGGCTTCAAGGTAAAAAGTGGGACATGGGAGGAATTGCTGGTGTGGCTACATATCCGGAATATAGAAGAAAGGGGCATGTACGGAAATTGATCATGCACAGCCTTAAAGTAATGAAGGAGCAAAAGCAGACCATTTCGATGCTTCATCCCTTTTCCATTCCATTTTATCGAAAATTCGGCTGGGAATTGTTTGTCGACCGGAAAAAAATCCACTTACTAAAGGCGGATTTGATCTTTATGCCAAGGCAAGAAGGTTTTATTAAGCGACTGAAAAAAGAGTCGCATACAGATTACATTGAAGATATATATGAGTCATTTGCTTCTCAATTTTCTGGGATGTTGAACAGGGATAGGGATTGGTGGATGAATAATGTATATGGAAATGAACAGATAGCCGTTTATTTTAATGAACAGAAAAAAGCAGAGGGGTATTTGCTTTATAGTGTTGTGAAGTCACATATGAAAGTAGAAGAATTTGTCTCTTTGTCACCAGCTTCCCGAGCAGGTTTATGGAATTTCATTTGTCAGCACGATTCCATGGTCAATTCCGTTGAAATAGAGATATCACAGCATGAACCATTGTCATTCATGATGCCCAATCCTCGCGTCAAAATGGAATTGCATCCATATTTCATGTGCAGGATCGTCGATGTGAAGGACTTTCTGGAGAAGTATGAGTGGAACTGGGGGGATGAGGAAGAGCTGTTTTTACATATAAATGATCCACTTGCTGAATGGAATGACCAAAGTTTTATTGTTACTAGAAAAGGTGTCCAATCGATAGCAAAAACGGAAAACACAAAGGGGATCCGAATGCAAATAAATGCTCTTTCCACCATGTGCTTCGGGTACAAAAATCCTATGGAACTGTGGGAACTTGG
- the ctaF gene encoding cytochrome c oxidase subunit IVB, whose amino-acid sequence MANQQSTSGNPSVDYEYRRKKNAQEMKHHVVSFALMIFLTLVAFVAVYADMSKWFIVPFILLLAVVQVILQLYYFMHMSHKGHETPQMFLFSGCLVAFLTILTFSTIIWW is encoded by the coding sequence ATGGCGAATCAACAATCAACTTCAGGCAACCCAAGTGTGGATTATGAGTATCGTCGCAAAAAAAATGCACAAGAAATGAAGCACCATGTCGTATCTTTTGCCTTGATGATTTTCTTGACGCTAGTTGCATTCGTGGCTGTCTATGCAGATATGTCCAAATGGTTCATCGTTCCATTTATTTTACTGCTTGCAGTCGTTCAAGTAATACTACAGCTGTATTATTTCATGCACATGAGTCATAAAGGGCATGAAACACCGCAAATGTTTTTGTTCTCAGGCTGTCTCGTTGCATTTTTGACGATATTGACATTCTCCACAATTATTTGGTGGTAG
- a CDS encoding DUF420 domain-containing protein, giving the protein MSLPILPTLSTSCIVISAVLVAIGWWLIKQRKIEAHKKTMFYAAIFALTFFIIYMSRTVFIGNTSFGGPDSIKIYYTLFLIFHITLATVGAVFGVVTLWTGYKSNFKRHRKIGPITSIIWFFTAITGVAVYVLLYVLYKGGETTSVIKAILGF; this is encoded by the coding sequence ATGTCTTTGCCTATATTACCTACATTAAGCACATCCTGCATCGTTATAAGTGCAGTACTGGTGGCCATCGGATGGTGGCTCATCAAACAAAGAAAGATTGAAGCCCACAAGAAAACCATGTTTTATGCAGCGATTTTCGCATTGACTTTCTTTATCATCTATATGAGCAGAACAGTTTTTATCGGAAATACTTCCTTCGGTGGGCCGGACAGCATTAAAATATACTATACTCTGTTTTTGATCTTTCATATTACCCTTGCAACAGTTGGTGCTGTATTCGGGGTTGTCACATTATGGACGGGCTATAAAAGCAATTTTAAAAGGCATAGAAAGATCGGCCCGATTACCAGCATCATCTGGTTCTTTACAGCCATTACTGGTGTCGCAGTCTATGTATTATTATATGTACTCTATAAAGGCGGAGAAACTACATCCGTGATCAAAGCAATATTAGGATTTTAA
- the cyoE gene encoding heme o synthase: protein MANTKVISSIEETEIPETSALKDFLALIKIGIVNSNLITTFTGMWLAFYFTGQHFLSSLDTMLYTLLGTAFIIAGSCSLNNYIDRDIDPIMERTKGRPTVTGKISGWKVLTIGFTLTALGTMLLFLTTITAGIIGLIGIFSYVVLYTMWSKRLYVSNTIVGSISGAVPPLIGWAAVDPQLGLVPWMLFLMMFIWQPPHFYALAMKRCEEYRAAGIPMLPVVKGFQRTKHHIVAWVALLLPIPFFLTPLGLPFVILSTLFNVGWLILGIAGYKMKDDLKWAKLMFVYSLNYLTILFVAMVIVTVI from the coding sequence ATGGCTAATACAAAAGTCATTTCTTCAATTGAAGAAACAGAAATCCCAGAAACATCCGCTTTAAAGGATTTTCTGGCTTTAATAAAAATTGGGATTGTCAATTCTAATTTAATCACTACGTTTACCGGAATGTGGCTCGCCTTTTATTTCACGGGTCAACACTTCCTATCATCACTGGACACCATGTTATACACCCTTTTGGGAACTGCGTTTATTATAGCTGGTTCATGCAGCTTAAATAATTATATTGACCGCGACATAGATCCTATCATGGAGAGAACGAAAGGACGGCCGACCGTTACGGGCAAAATCAGCGGATGGAAGGTCCTTACGATAGGTTTCACCTTGACGGCACTTGGTACGATGCTATTATTCTTGACGACGATAACGGCAGGAATAATTGGTTTGATCGGGATCTTCAGCTATGTCGTCCTATATACAATGTGGTCAAAACGTTTATATGTCAGCAATACGATCGTCGGGAGCATTTCCGGTGCAGTCCCTCCGCTAATTGGATGGGCGGCAGTTGATCCTCAGCTTGGACTCGTTCCATGGATGCTGTTTCTGATGATGTTCATCTGGCAGCCTCCGCACTTTTATGCGCTGGCAATGAAAAGATGCGAGGAATATCGCGCAGCAGGCATTCCGATGCTTCCGGTTGTAAAAGGATTCCAAAGAACAAAACACCATATCGTGGCTTGGGTAGCACTATTGCTCCCGATTCCATTCTTCCTAACACCACTTGGACTTCCTTTTGTCATACTGTCAACATTATTTAATGTCGGCTGGTTAATACTAGGAATAGCAGGCTACAAAATGAAAGACGACCTGAAATGGGCAAAATTGATGTTCGTATATTCATTGAACTATTTGACAATCTTGTTTGTAGCGATGGTTATTGTAACCGTCATTTAA
- the ctaG gene encoding cytochrome c oxidase assembly factor CtaG — MPLGIFGFQALWSPYFLFSVASLTAIYFLLTTKWRHKFKDSEPLTTKQASLFISTMIIVYIVKGSPVDIIGHILFSIHMIQMAILYLIVPPILIASIPTYLWSAFINLPVVKPIFHFFTLPLIALILFNGVFSFYHVPSIFDAIKTHETLHITYTIVLFVFAIFMWWPLVNKLPGQYQLSGVKKIGYVFADGILLTPACALIIFADHPLYASYADASVWLKAMSLCVPNGTLANLSLSGPELFTNMPVVEDQQLGGVVMKVIQEIVYGVMLFQVFFQWFKKEQEDSDAINEAALKAYQANSPRTVE; from the coding sequence GTGCCTTTAGGTATTTTTGGGTTTCAAGCGTTGTGGAGTCCGTATTTTTTATTTTCTGTAGCTTCCTTGACTGCCATTTATTTTCTGTTAACCACAAAGTGGAGACACAAATTCAAGGACAGTGAGCCTCTTACGACGAAACAAGCATCCTTATTCATTAGTACCATGATTATTGTGTACATAGTGAAAGGCTCCCCTGTAGATATAATCGGTCATATCCTTTTTTCGATCCATATGATCCAGATGGCCATTCTTTATTTGATTGTACCGCCAATTTTAATTGCAAGCATTCCTACTTACCTTTGGTCGGCTTTTATCAACTTGCCTGTCGTTAAACCGATTTTTCACTTTTTTACATTACCGCTTATTGCATTAATCTTATTCAACGGGGTATTCTCCTTCTATCATGTCCCTAGTATTTTTGATGCCATTAAGACACATGAAACACTGCACATCACGTATACGATCGTGTTATTTGTCTTTGCCATCTTCATGTGGTGGCCATTGGTCAATAAGCTGCCTGGCCAGTATCAGCTTAGCGGTGTGAAAAAAATTGGATACGTTTTCGCAGATGGTATACTTTTGACCCCGGCATGTGCACTCATAATCTTTGCAGATCATCCTCTATATGCCTCTTATGCAGATGCTTCTGTTTGGCTGAAGGCCATGTCATTATGTGTACCGAATGGAACATTGGCGAACTTGAGCTTGAGTGGTCCGGAGCTTTTCACCAACATGCCCGTGGTAGAGGATCAGCAGCTCGGAGGTGTAGTCATGAAAGTTATACAAGAAATTGTCTATGGTGTCATGCTGTTTCAAGTATTCTTTCAATGGTTCAAGAAAGAACAGGAAGATTCGGATGCAATCAATGAAGCTGCGCTTAAGGCGTATCAGGCAAACTCCCCCCGTACAGTCGAATAA
- a CDS encoding COX15/CtaA family protein codes for MRRRGLKWFAVMTTLGMLFVLLGGALVTKTGSGMGCGHSWPLCEGRIIPQHITIAMVIELAHRLVSGSVGILLLILCVWAWKTIGYKRETKFLAILSLFFLVLQALIGAAAVVWGQSDFVLAIHFGISLVSFASVLLLTLLIFEVDQKFDAQNIVLDKRMKFHIYGITIYSYIVIYSGALVRHTKSSLVCPDWPFCVNSSPAMPENLYEWVQMGHRMAAGLIFIWIAYAAYTAIKHYRNQKVIFWGWIIAFILVCLQAIAGVLVVLSRLNLYITLSHSLFISCLFGLLSYLVLLASRTKVNSGAEEPEKSSDSKNANQSAATIH; via the coding sequence ATGCGTCGACGTGGTTTAAAATGGTTTGCAGTAATGACAACGCTAGGAATGCTTTTTGTCCTGCTTGGCGGCGCACTAGTCACAAAGACCGGTTCTGGGATGGGCTGCGGACACTCTTGGCCACTCTGTGAGGGGAGGATTATACCACAACATATCACGATAGCTATGGTTATTGAATTGGCTCATCGGCTAGTGTCCGGGAGCGTTGGGATTCTTCTTCTCATTCTTTGTGTATGGGCATGGAAAACGATCGGATATAAACGGGAAACAAAATTTTTAGCGATTTTATCTTTGTTTTTCCTTGTACTCCAAGCTCTGATCGGTGCTGCTGCAGTCGTTTGGGGGCAATCTGATTTTGTCCTTGCCATCCATTTTGGCATTTCGCTTGTTTCATTTGCTTCAGTATTATTATTGACATTGTTGATATTTGAAGTCGATCAGAAGTTTGATGCACAAAATATTGTTCTGGATAAACGGATGAAGTTCCATATATACGGGATTACCATTTATAGTTATATTGTCATCTATTCCGGGGCTTTAGTCAGACATACAAAGTCCAGCCTCGTTTGTCCGGATTGGCCATTCTGTGTGAATTCTTCCCCTGCAATGCCGGAAAATTTATATGAGTGGGTACAAATGGGACATAGGATGGCAGCAGGACTGATCTTTATATGGATCGCCTATGCCGCTTATACTGCAATTAAACACTATAGAAACCAAAAGGTCATCTTTTGGGGATGGATCATCGCATTCATACTTGTATGCCTTCAGGCAATCGCAGGCGTGCTTGTCGTGCTGTCCCGTTTGAATCTTTATATTACATTATCACATTCATTGTTCATTTCCTGCCTCTTTGGACTATTAAGCTATCTGGTTCTTTTAGCAAGCCGTACAAAAGTGAACTCAGGTGCTGAAGAGCCGGAAAAGTCCAGTGACTCTAAAAACGCAAACCAATCTGCAGCAACGATTCATTAA
- the ctaD gene encoding cytochrome c oxidase subunit I — translation MSSYAQKKGFLGTIWDYLTTVDHKKIAILYLMAGGFFFLVGGIEALVIRIQLAVPNNDFVSAGLYNEVLTMHGTTMIFLAAMPLIFCFLNAVVPLQIGARDVAFPYVNALGFWLFFFGGVFLNLSWFLGGAPDAGWTSYASLSLHSPGHGIDFYALGLQIAGAGTLIGGINFLVTIINMRAPGMTYMRMPLFTWTAFVTSALILFAFPPLTVGLFLMIFDRMFGSNFFDVAGGGNTIIWEHFFWIFGHPEVYILILPAFGIFSEILPVFSRKRLFGYSSMVFATVLIGFLGFMVWAHHMFTTGLGPIANAIFAVATMAIAVPTGIKIFNWIFTMWGGSIKFTTPMLYAVAFIPSFVAGGVTGVMLAVAAADYQYHDSYFVVAHFHYVIVGGVVFALLAGLHFWWPKIFGTMLNEVMGKISFWLFFIGFHLTFFIQHFLGLMGMPRRVWTYLPGQGFETGNLVSSFGAAFMGVSVVIMVINVIVTQAKGVKVGNDPWGDGRTLEWSISSPPVFYNFKQTPLVRGLDAWWLEKMEGKKEMTPAEPVGDIHMPNNSILPFFTSMGLFIAAFGAMYHVDHKPWAIPVLVIGFLVTLGSMFLRSVIDDHGYHIHKEDLIDDKNKGVKA, via the coding sequence GTGAGTTCCTACGCACAAAAGAAAGGCTTCCTCGGCACCATTTGGGACTACTTGACAACGGTAGACCATAAGAAAATTGCCATCCTATATTTAATGGCAGGCGGTTTCTTTTTCTTAGTTGGTGGTATTGAGGCTTTAGTGATTCGTATTCAACTTGCAGTACCAAACAATGATTTTGTCAGTGCGGGTCTTTATAACGAAGTTCTGACTATGCATGGTACGACAATGATTTTCTTGGCAGCGATGCCATTGATTTTTTGTTTTTTAAATGCGGTAGTTCCATTGCAAATTGGAGCTCGCGACGTTGCGTTTCCTTATGTTAACGCTTTAGGTTTTTGGTTGTTCTTTTTTGGAGGCGTATTCTTAAACCTTTCATGGTTCCTAGGTGGAGCACCTGATGCAGGCTGGACTTCATATGCATCTTTATCACTTCATTCTCCAGGACATGGGATTGACTTTTATGCTTTAGGGTTGCAGATTGCAGGGGCTGGTACACTTATTGGTGGTATTAACTTCCTTGTCACAATCATCAATATGCGTGCACCTGGGATGACATATATGCGTATGCCATTATTCACATGGACAGCATTTGTTACATCTGCATTGATATTATTTGCATTCCCTCCATTGACTGTCGGATTATTTTTAATGATTTTTGACCGTATGTTCGGTTCCAACTTCTTTGATGTAGCAGGCGGAGGTAATACAATCATCTGGGAGCATTTCTTCTGGATTTTTGGACACCCAGAGGTATACATACTTATACTTCCGGCATTCGGTATTTTCTCTGAGATCCTTCCAGTGTTCTCGAGAAAGCGTTTATTCGGATATTCTTCCATGGTTTTTGCAACCGTTTTAATCGGGTTCCTAGGATTCATGGTTTGGGCCCACCATATGTTCACAACAGGATTGGGGCCAATTGCGAACGCGATCTTTGCAGTGGCGACAATGGCAATTGCCGTTCCTACCGGGATCAAGATTTTTAACTGGATCTTCACCATGTGGGGTGGAAGCATTAAGTTTACAACACCGATGCTATATGCGGTTGCATTCATTCCATCATTCGTTGCAGGTGGGGTAACAGGGGTCATGCTGGCAGTAGCGGCTGCTGACTATCAGTACCACGACAGTTATTTTGTCGTAGCTCATTTCCACTATGTTATTGTTGGTGGTGTAGTATTTGCGTTATTGGCTGGTCTTCATTTCTGGTGGCCGAAGATTTTTGGAACAATGTTGAACGAAGTGATGGGCAAAATTTCATTCTGGCTGTTCTTCATTGGTTTCCATTTGACATTCTTTATTCAGCATTTCCTAGGTCTGATGGGTATGCCTCGACGTGTATGGACATATTTGCCGGGACAAGGGTTTGAAACTGGAAACTTGGTAAGTTCCTTCGGAGCTGCTTTCATGGGAGTGTCCGTTGTCATAATGGTGATCAATGTCATCGTGACACAAGCAAAAGGTGTCAAAGTGGGCAACGATCCATGGGGAGATGGACGCACACTTGAATGGTCGATTTCTTCTCCTCCGGTATTTTATAACTTCAAGCAAACACCGCTTGTACGTGGTCTGGATGCTTGGTGGCTAGAGAAGATGGAAGGCAAGAAGGAAATGACTCCAGCTGAGCCAGTCGGAGATATTCATATGCCGAACAATTCGATACTTCCATTCTTTACATCCATGGGACTATTCATTGCTGCATTTGGTGCAATGTATCACGTAGATCATAAACCTTGGGCAATCCCAGTATTGGTCATCGGTTTCCTAGTGACCCTGGGTTCAATGTTCCTAAGATCTGTCATTGATGACCATGGATACCACATCCACAAGGAAGATTTAATTGATGATAAGAACAAGGGGGTCAAGGCATAA